The Synchiropus splendidus isolate RoL2022-P1 chromosome 1, RoL_Sspl_1.0, whole genome shotgun sequence genome includes a window with the following:
- the tap2t gene encoding antigen peptide transporter 2, with amino-acid sequence MSQVWWCGFLLVLFDLLLGSALWCGLPLLQTSCCSGLTGVWLLSAVRGAALWFFLSSLSEGQTPPILRRLLLLSCLLPPVMESGRMLTYSLDEPYPGPSMNLSALLLSSVSSLLACALWETVLCGQQKQQSLDSRRLLTRMLKFFREDTCLLLAAVTSLILAVVCEALIPLYQGNVIDILRGDELHSTFHFVVGKLAVAVIGSAMFSGLRGGAFKLALARLNKRLKHLLFHSLLQQEVRFFEENKPGHLSSRLHSDVDRMGRTVALNANAMLRSSVKSCLMVALMFTLSVKLTVLTCIEAPLLALMQNKYYLISKELKEQMQECQAHARDATLQTLTGIQTVRSFNAEKGEIKRYSAALDQIHVIKRRMGINRAVFLLVRRLVSLLLNILMLVQASSLILSGQLTIGSLVSFLLYQKPLSRSLRELMFSFGDTMSTTGVISKVCGYLDRCPKWVKEGDLAPDQLEGRVLFQNVSFTYSAAAEDNLALKSVSFELKPGKMTALVGPSGSGKTSCVSLLTRMYDPQEGQILLDGEPLHHYQHKYLHQKVAVVSQNPTLFSASLLYNIMYGLNHSSTEIMKYTAKKIHADSILQQLEEEEDIERQGGDVGDCAGKLSDGQKQSIAIIRALVRDPKILILDEATSKLDVNAQHVVLKDIVSRGLTLLVVAHQLKTVEEADHIIFIEKGQVVEEGTHQQLMAKGGRYHRLKEELFN; translated from the exons ATGAGTCAAGTGTGGTGGTGTGGATTCCTCCTTGTGCTGTTCGACCTCCTGCTGGGTTCTGCACTCTGGTGTGGACTACCGCTGCTCCAGACCTCCTGCTGCTCTGGTCTGACGGGCGTCTGGCTACTCTCTGCAGTCAGGGGGGCAGCTCTGTGGTTCTTCCTGTCATCCCTGTCTGAAGGTCAAACTCCCCCAATTCTTCGCCGACTCCTGTTGCTGTCATGTCTGCTGCCTCCAGTCATGGAGAGTGGACGGATGTTGACCTACTCCCTGGACGAGCCGTACCCCGGTCCATCCATGAACCTGAGTGCCCTGCTGCTGTCCTCCGTCTCCTCGCTTCTGGCCTGTGCTCTATGGGAGACAGTTCTGTGTggacagcagaagcagcagagtcTCGACTCCAGACGACTGCTGACCAGGATGCTCAAGTTCTTTCGAGAGGACACCTGTCTCCTGCTTGCTGCTGTCACGTCACTCATCCTGGCAGTCGTCT GTGAGGCGCTCATCCCGTTGTACCAGGGGAACGTGATTGACATCCTCAGAGGTGATGAGCTTCACTCAACCTTTCACTTTGTCGTTGGAAAGTTGGCTGTGGCAGTTATTGGAAG CGCCATGTTTTCAGGCCTCAGAGGGGGGGCATTCAAGTTAGCCCTGGCTCGACTGAACAAGAGGCTAAAGCACCTGCTGTTCCACTCGCTCCTCCAGCAGGAGGTGCGCTTCTTTGAGGAGAATAAGCCAG GACATCTTTCCAGCCGACTGCACTCAGACGTGGATCGCATGGGCCGCACTGTGGCTCTGAATGCTAATGCGATGCTGCGGAGCAGTGTTAAGAGCTGCCTGATGGTGGCGCTGATGTTCACGCTGTCCGTGAAGCTTACAGTTCTCACCTGCATAGAGGCCCCCCTGCTGGCCCTGATGCAGAACAAATACTACCTCATTTCTAAG gagctgaaggagcaAATGCAGGAGTGCCAGGCTCATGCCCGAGATGCTACCCTCCAGACACTGACTGGCATTCAGACAGTTCGCAGTTTCAATGCAGAGAAAGGAGAAATCAAGAGGTACTCTGCAGCTTTGGACCAAATACATGTCATCAAGAGACGCATGGGAATCAACAGAGCCGTCTTCCTCCTCGTGCGCAGG CTGGTCAGCCTGCTACTCAATATCCTGATGCTGGTCCAAGCTAGCAGTCTGATCTTGTCCGGTCAACTGACAATTGGGAGCCTGGTGTCCTTCCTCCTCTACCAGAAGCCTTTGTCCAGGAGTCTGAGG GAACTGATGTTCTCCTTTGGAGACACCATGTCCACCACTGGAGTCATTTCAAAGGTCTGCGGGTACCTGGACAGGTGCCCCAAGTGGGTGAAAGAAGGTGATCTGGCTCCAGACCAGTTGGAGGGAAGAGTGCTTTTCCAAAATGTCTCCTTCACTTACTCGGCAGCAGCCGAGGACAATCTTGCATTAAAG TCAGTGTCATTTGAGCTGAAGCCTGGAAAGATGACCGCTCTGGTCGGGCCCTCGGGTAGTGGAAAGACCTCCTGTGTGAGCCTCCTGACCCGGATGTACGATCCTCAGGAGGGACAGATCCTTCTGGATGGAGAACCTCTGCACCACTACCAGCACAAGTACTTGCACCAAAAG GTTGCTGTGGTCTCACAGAATCCTACCCTCTTCTCTGCATCGCTGCTCTACAACATCATGTATGGTCTGAACCACAGCTCCACGGAGATAATGAAATACACTGCCAAGAAGATTCATGCTGACAGTATACTGCAACagctggaagaggaagaagacatTGAGAGACAAGGAGGAG ATGTTGGCGATTGCGCTGGAAAGCTGTCAGACGGACAGAAGCAAAGCATCGCCATTATCAGAGCCCTTGTTCGAGACCCGAAAATTTTGATCTTGGACGAGGCTACGAGCAAGCTGGACGTAAATGCTCAACATGTG GTCTTGAAGGATATTGTATCCCGTGGCTTAACTCTGCTGGTGGTGGCCCATCAGCTGAAgacagtggaggaggctgatcACATCATCTTCATCGAAAAGGGTCAAGTGGTGGAAGAAGGGACACACCAGCAGCTGATGGCGAAGGGAGGCCGCTATCACcgcctgaaggaggagctgtttaactga
- the chad gene encoding chondroadherin: MRCVNLLLLGSCLLVKGPAVQGSPAQCPSLCHCHGDLQHVICDSVGLKKIPRVSDATQLLNLQRNNLGSIPTGSFSDSKGLVSLHMQHCQLREIGSQAFKGLKKLVYLYLSNNLISSIKPGAFDDLSELTYLHLDGNQISELTRGIFSPMINLFILQLNDNKLRELRPGTFAGAKDLRWLHMSGNELTTLQPGSLDDVENLAILHLDRNKMMVYPSAAMSKLRVVEELMLGRNPMRTIPDNAFQSFGRYMEKLHLDNMGLEKFSDGAFTGVTAIKSLHLDHNKLKTLPKSLEFNSLTNLTIANNPWSCTCQLAPLRRWMDSSRIRPDATCASPPSQRGRQVREVTAFSSCKVKGKRARKGTRHPERS, encoded by the exons ATGCGCTGTgtgaacctgctgctgctggggtcCTGCCTGCTGGTCAAGGGCCCAGCCGTGCAGGGGTCCCCAGCTCAGTGTCCATCTCTGTGTCACTGTCACGGAGACCTGCAGCACGTCATCTGCGACAGCGTCGGTCTGAAGAAGATCCCGCGAGTGTCGGATGCGACTCAGCTGCTGAACCTGCAGAGGAACAACCTGGGCAGCATCCCGACCGGGTCTTTCAGCGACAGCAAGGGCCTGGTCTCGCTGCACATGCAGCACTGCCAGCTGAGGGAGATCGGCTCCCAGGCCTTCAAAGGTCTGAAAAAGCTCGTCTACCTGTACCTGTCCAACAACCTCATCAGCAGCATCAAGCCGGGAGCCTTCGACGACCTGAGCGAGCTCACCTACCTCCACCTGGACGGGAACCAGATCAGTGAGCTGACCAGGGGCATCTTCTCGCCCATGATCAACCTCTTCATCCTGCAGCTCAACGACAACAAGCTGCGGGAGCTGCGTCCCGGGACCTTCGCAGGAGCCAAAGACCTGCGCTGGCTGCACATGAGCGGGAACGAGCTGACCACTCTGCAGCCTGGCTCGCTGGACGACGTGGAGAACCTGGCCATCCTCCACCTGGACCGGAACAAGATGATGGTGTACCCCAGCGCTGCCATGAGCAAACTGAgagtggtggaggagctgatgcTGGGCCGGAACCCAATGAGGACCATCCCTGACAACGCGTTCCAGAGCTTTGGACGCTACATGGAGAAGTTGCACCTGGACAACATGGGCCTCGAGAAG TTCTCCGACGGTGCTTTTACAGGAGTCACGGCCATCAAGTCTCTTCACCTGGACCACAACAAGCTCAAAACTCTGCCTAAGAGCCTGGAGTTCAACTCCCTGACCAACTTGACCATCGCCAACAACCCATGGAGCTGCACGTGCCAGCTGGCACCGCTGCGCAG GTGGATGGACTCAAGTCGTATTCGACCCGATGCCACCTGTGCATCACCACCATCGCAGAGAGGGAGGCAGGTCAGGGAGGTCACAGCTTTCAGCAGCTGCAAGGTCAAAGGCAAACGGGCCAGGAAGGGAACACGTCATCCGGAGCGCAGCTGA
- the acsf2 gene encoding medium-chain acyl-CoA ligase ACSF2, mitochondrial gives MISLCAHLVRNQRVLLGSLAARRRSWICQAGLPAVSRGIHVDSPPVVPTLTTSYAHGTSSTSLLDSTVGETLQRTTDLWPDREAVVFVQDGIRKTFAQFQEDVDRAAAGLLAVGLQKGDRLGIWGPNIYEWVLFQFATAKAGIIQVSVNPAYQMNEVEYALKKVGCKAIICPEEFKTQKYCDMLTQLCPEILSSRPGDLRSARLPDLRSVIVVDGRRAGMFHLDDVMQAGDSAHMRQLQELQKKLCCDDPINIQFTSGTTGYPKGATLSHHNIVNNAYFVGRRLGYHWRPPVRLCLPVPLYHCFGSVGGGICMAVHGLTSVFPSPSYDGKANIAAIESEKCSFVYGTPTMYVDMVNQPDLHKRDLSSLTGGVMAGSSCPPELLKQVVSTMGIKEVVIGYGTTENSPVTFCGAPSDNMERKSETIGYIMEHLEAKIVDPDTQLVVPLGTKGEIMIRGYCVMLEYWNDKEKTDECIGKDGWYHTGDIGRMDALSYCKIEGRMKDMIIRGGENIYPAEIEQFLHKHPKVKEAQVVGVKDARMGEEICACIKLVDGQTCSVEEMKDFCKGQIAHFKIPRFILFVNSYPLTVTGKIQKNKLREAVEKQLKL, from the exons ATGATCTCCTTGTGCGCCCACTTGGTTCGGAACCAGCGCGTTCTCCTCGGCAGCCTCGCAGCGCGGCGCAGGTCGTGGATCTGTCAAGCGGGATTGCCTGCAGTCTCTCG GGGCATCCATGTGGACTCTCCCCCGGTCGTCCCAACGCTGACCACCAGCTACGCTCACGGTACATCCTCCACCTCTCTGCTGGACAGCACTGTGGGCGAGACGCTGCAGAGGACCACGGACCTGTGGCCCGACAGAGAAGCCGTGGTCTTTGTCCAGGATGGCATCAGAAAGACGTTTGCTCAATTCCAGGAGGAT GTGGACCGGGCTGCAGCGGGGTTGCTGGCTGTGGGACTCCAGAAGGGAGACCGCCTTGGCATTTGGGGTCCGAACATCTACGAGTGGGTTCTGTTTCAGTTTGCGACAGCCAAAGCTGGAATCATCCAG GTGTCGGTGAACCCGGCCTACCAGATGAATGAGGTGGAGTATGCATTGAAGAAG GTGGGTTGTAAGGCCATCATCTGTCCAGAGGAGTTCAAGACCCAGAAGTACTGTGACATGCTGACCCAACTCTGTCCAGAGATTCTGAGCAGCAGACCTGGAGACCTGAGGAGTGCCAG GCTTCCTGATCTTCGCTCTGTGATCGTTGTGGACGGACGTCGGGCTGGAATGTTTCACCTGGATGATGTGATGCAGGCGGGTGACAGCGCTCACATGcggcagctgcaggagctgcagaagaagCTCTGCTGTGATGACCCCATCAACATCCAGTTCACCTCG GGAACCACTGGGTATCCAAAAGGTGCCACACTGTCTCATCACAACATCGTGAACAACGCATACTTTGTAGGGAGACGCTTGGGGTACCACTGGAGG CCTCCTGTTCGCCTCTGCCTGCCAGTGCCTTTGTACCATTGCTTCGGCTCGGTGGGAGGGGGGATCTGCATGGCCGTCCACGGATTAACATCGGTGTTTCCATCACCGTCTTATGATGGGAAAGCCAACATTGCAGCCATAGAGAGTGAAAA ATGCTCGTTTGTGTACGGGACACCAACCATGTACGTGGACATGGTCAACCAGCCAGATCTTCACAAGCGAGACTTGTCCTCGCTGACTGGAG GCGTCATGGCTggttcttcatgtcctccagaacttcTGAAGCAGGTCGTCTCCACCATGGGCATCAAAGAGGTGGTG ATCGGATATGGAACCACTGAGAACAGTCCAGTCACCTTCTGTGGCGCTCCCAGCGACAACAtggagaggaagagtgagaCCATTGGCTACATCATGGAACATCTGGAG GCTAAGATCGTGGACCCGGACACCCAACTGGTAGTTCCTCTGGGCACCAAGGGTGAGATCATGATCCGAGGCTACTGCGTCATGTTGGAGTACTGGAACGACAAAGAGAAGACGGATGAGTGCATTGGCAAGGATGGCTGGTACCACACGGG GGACATTGGCAGGATGGATGCCCTGAGCTACTGCAAGATCGAGGGCAGAATGAAAGACATGAtcatcagaggaggagaaaacatTTATCCAGCTGAAATCGAACAGTTTCTACACAAACACCCCAAAGTCAAGGAGGCGCAG GTGGTGGGAGTGAAGGACGCCAGGATGGGAGAGGAAATCTGTGCCTGTATCAAACTAGTGGATGGTCAAACCTGCAGTGTGGAGGAAATGAAAGACTTCTGCAAGGGACAA ATCGCACACTTCAAGATTCCTCGTTTCATTCTGTTCGTCAACAGCTACCCGCTCACCGTCACCGGGAAG ATCCAGAAGAATAAGTTACGTGAAGCAGTGGAGAAGCAGCTGAAACTGTAG